From Solanum lycopersicum chromosome 8, SLM_r2.1, the proteins below share one genomic window:
- the LOC104648594 gene encoding F-box protein At5g03100-like yields the protein MAKENRFSDLPDSVLIHILSMMCKNSEDSKEVVRTSVLSKQWQFLWKSVPVPLDFYLEENLLDDDMQEMVNFTHRELHYFRSFDKIRKLELIFDFYKPEDFVEDIDLWIYFATELGKVEDLILECECGYEFPQFAYKNATLRNLDLRFCTVNPLANVNWSGIVSLSFSNMCLKDGVMKKILSGCPNLECLKLYDFHGLHRLRICNVKLRKLVIKDFTYDDECGQWLVIIAPHIKDLEILGLCRGIRLRNVDSLVTAVLDFVLNFEEDKSKRKSRESTCLKYIFHSVAHIKKLELGCWCSEYLSILELDGWQPQPSTWKFLQLSTTLRQLDFPGISSYLQSSSHLETLVIDGDNESRAQLLRYTSEDEQIKRFERHDFSGSFRHLRTIEILDFSGSMLPFVEYLLKHASVLEKFVIVPRSKSSDAYVEIVEEFLHFPRSSSSVTLCLKLD from the exons ATGGCGAAAGAAAACCGATTCAGTGATTTGCCCGACTCAGTTCTGATTCACATTCTCTCTATGATGTGTAAAAACAGTGAAGATAGTAAAGAAGTTGTGAGAACTAGTGTATTGTCTAAGCAATGGCAGTTTCTTTGGAAGTCTGTTCCAGTACCTCTCGATTTCTACTTGGAGGAAAATCTCTTAGATGATGATATGCAAGAAATGGTAAATTTTACGCATAGAGAGCTTCATTATTTTAGGTCTTTCGACAAAATTCGAAAATTGGagttgatttttgatttttataaacCGGAGGATTTTGTTGAAGATATCGATTTATGGATATATTTTGCAACTGAACTTGGAAAAGTCGAAGATTTAATACTTGAATGTGAATGTGGATATGAGTTTCCTCAGTTTGCGTATAAGAATGCGACGTTGAGGAATTTGGATTTACGGTTCTGTACAGTAAACCCTTTAGCTAATGTGAATTGGAGTGGTATCGTTTCTCTTTCATTTAGTAACATGTGCTTGAAGGATGGTGTAATGAAAAAGATATTATCTGGTTGCCCTAACTTGGAGTGCTTGAAACTCTACGATTTTCATGGACTTCATCGTCTGAGAATCTGCAATGTGAAGTTGAGAAAATTGGTCATAAAGGATTTCACATATGATGATGAATGTGGCCAATGGCTTGTAATAATAGCCCCACATATTAAAGATTTGGAAATTCTGGGGTTGTGCCGTGGGATACGCTTGAGAAATGTGGATTCGCTTGTCACTGCAGTCCTTGATTTTGTTCTTAATTTTGAAGAGGACAAATCGAAGAGGAAGAGCAGGGAGTCTACTTGTTTGAAGTATATTTTTCACAGTGTTGCCCATATCAAGAAGCTTGAATTAGGTTGCTGGTGCAGCGAG TATCTGTCCATACTGGAATTGGATGGGTGGCAGCCTCAACCATCAACCTGGAAATTCTTACAACTTAGCACAACCTTGAGGCAATTAGATTTCCCTGGAATTAGCAGTTATCTACAGAGTTCATCGCATCTGGAGACTTTAGTCATTGATGGGGACAATGAATCAAGA GCCCAGCTGTTACGTTACACGAGTGAGGATGAACAGATCAAGAGGTTTGAGAGACATGATTTTAGTGGCTCATTTCGACATCTGAGGACCATCGAGATCCTGGACTTTTCTGGGTCCATGCTGCCGTTTGTTGAATATTTGCTCAAGCATGCAAGTGTGCTAGAAAAATTTGTCATTGTTCCCAGAAGCAAAAGCAGTGATGCGTATGTCGAAATAGTAGAGGAGTTCCTGCACTTTCCAAGATCCTCTTCATCTGTGACTTTATGTTTGAAACTGGATTGA
- the LOC101245080 gene encoding F-box/LRR-repeat protein 25-like, with protein MAKEDRLSDLPDSILIHILSMLREGSIRIVRTSLLSKRWQFLWMSVPVSLNFNLRDNLYDSVMQDLVNSTHRNLHFFRFFKKIRKFKLNMHYDRPEEFVRDIDLWVFFATKLANVEDFELNCESGYEFPQFAYENTSLRNLDLRFCTVNPLANVNWRGIVSLSFTGMDLTDGVMQKILSGCPNLECLKFYGCCGLHPLEISNVKLRKLIIDNSEITECDPWLDILAPYIQKLKISGWCEVIRLRNVDSLVTAVLDFNFNFEEEDPLQRKRKESTCLKELFRSIAHVEKVELGPLCIQSILELEGWQPPPSTWKFLQLSTTLRQLDFPGICSFLQSSSHLETLVIDGYKESRAQLLCYPNKDEQMKRFETHNFSGSFLHLKTIKILDLSESMLPFVKYLLKHASVLEKVFIDESLDVTMVRELLRFPRSSP; from the exons ATGGCGAAAGAAGACCGACTCAGTGATTTGCCTGACTCAATTCTAATTCACATTCTCTCTATGTTGCGTGAAGGGAGTATAAGAATTGTGAGAACCAGCTTATTATCTAAGCGATGGCAGTTTCTTTGGATGTCTGTTCCAGTATCACTCAATTTCAATTTACGTGACAATCTCTACGATTCCGTAATGCAAGATTTGGTAAATTCCACGCATAgaaatcttcattttttcaggtttttcaagaaaatcaGGAAATTCAAGTTGAATATGCATTATGATAGGCCGGAGGAGTTTGTTAGAGATATCGATTTATGGGTATTTTTCGCAACTAAACTAGCAAACGTTGAAGATTTTGAACTTAATTGTGAATCTGGATATGAGTTTCCTCAGTTTGCATATGAGAATACGTCCTTGAGGAATTTGGATTTACGGTTCTGTACAGTGAATCCTTTAGCTAACGTGAATTGGAGAGGTATCGTTTCTCTTTCGTTTACTGGCATGGATTTGACGGATGGTGTAATGCAAAAGATATTATCTGGTTGCCCTAACTTGGAGTGCTTGAAATTCTACGGTTGTTGTGGACTTCATCCTCTGGAAATCAGCAACGTGAAGTTGAGAAAATTGATTATAGACAACTCAGAAATTACTGAATGTGATCCATGGCTTGATATACTTGCCCCATAtattcaaaaattgaaaatttcgGGGTGGTGCGAAGTGATACGCTTGAGAAATGTGGATTCCCTTGTCACTGCAGtccttgattttaattttaattttgaagagGAGGATCCATTGCAGAGGAAGAGGAAGGAGTCTACTTGTTTGAAGGAACTTTTTCGCAGCATTGCCCATGTCGAGAAGGTCGAATTAGGTCCCTTGTGCATCCAG TCCATACTGGAATTGGAAGGGTGGCAGCCTCCACCATCAACCTGGAAATTCTTACAACTTAGCACAACCTTGAGGCAATTGGATTTCCCTGGAATTTGCAGTTTTCTACAGAGTTCATCGCATCTTGAGACTTTAGTCATTGATGGTTACAAAGAATCAAGA GCCCAGCTGTTATGTTACCCAAATAAGGATGAGCAGATGAAGAGGTTTGAGACACATAATTTTAGTGGCTCATTTCTACATCTGAAGACCATCAAGATCCTTGACCTTTCTGAGTCCATGCTGCCGTTTGTTAAATATTTGCTCAAGCATGCAAGTGTGCTAGAAAAAGTTTTCATTGATGAGTCTCTGGATGTAACAATGGTACGGGAGCTTCTGCGCTTTCCAAGATCCTCTCCATGA